From Megalobrama amblycephala isolate DHTTF-2021 linkage group LG8, ASM1881202v1, whole genome shotgun sequence, the proteins below share one genomic window:
- the wbp4 gene encoding WW domain-binding protein 4 isoform X1 codes for MADYWKSQPKKFCQYCKCWIADNKPSVEFHERGKNHKENVAAKIEEIKKKSVAKAKQEKKMSKEFAAMEEAALKAYEEDLKRLTAQSTGESLPPSEPPAKPQKKPKRRPANVPSQSSSSSSYRPDAWVGGTTGDGQVYYYNTITGESQWEKPDGFVGEISSSAVGHMQQNSSDAAWMEAVSPDGYMYYYNTETGESSWEKPDCFNPEDICPPGVESPREVTGASENSSPAQPEPPSAAEDSSDPPKDTPEPEPEPEPDQTKQSSGPKISFRKRKDEPIQTSSDDGGEKNSDDGGNGEEKEEDTSVTVAVKEVVTPAKRPRKINPYGAWEKIQPEEDPYEKVDLQLPQMESAICAPTPADIPPEPQPRFKERTITSLGDEGSAGATFKKRKTENGKSRSLRQRGKDE; via the exons AT GGCTGATTACTGGAAATCCCAGCCGAAGAAGTTCTGTCAGTACTGCAAGTGCTGGATCGCAGATAATAAACCC AGCGTCGAGTTTCACGAGAGAGGAAAGAACCACAAAGAGAATGTGGCGGCCAAAATCGAGGag ATTAAGAAGAAAAGTGTTGCGAAGGCCAAACAGGAGAAGAAGATGTCAAAGGAGTTCGCAGCGATGGAGGAAGCAGCTCTGAAGGCGTATGAGGAGGATCTGAAGAGACTCACGGCTCAGTCAACAG GCGAGAGTTTGCCTCCATCAGAACCTCCTGCTAAACCACAGAAAAAACCCAAAAGACGTCCCGCAAACGTGCCGTCacaaagcagcagcagcagcagctacCGGCCGGATGCTTGGGTGGGAGGAACCACAGGCGACGGCCAGGTGTATTACTACAACACCATCACAGGAG AGTCTCAGTGGGAGAAACCGGACGGGTTCGTAGGCGAGATCTCGTCATCAGCCGTGGGACACATGCAG CAGAATTCGTCAGACGCTGCGTGGATGGAGGCCGTGAGTCCTGATGGATATATGTACTACTACAACACTGAGACCGGCG AATCCAGCTGGGAAAAACCGGATTGCTTCAATCCAGAAGACATTTGCCCTCCTGGTGTCGAATCTCCTCGTGAAGTGACGGGAGCATCTGAAAACTCTTCTCCCGCTCAGCCCGAGCCTCCGTCTGCAGCAGAAGACTCGTCTGACCCTCCCAAAGACACACCAGAACCAGAACCAGAGCCAGAACCAGACCAAACCAAACAATCCAGCGGCCCGAAGATCAGTTTCAGG aaaagaaaagacgAGCCGATCCAAACATCATCGGACGACGGAGGAGAGAAGAACTCTGATGATGGAGGGAACGGTGAGGAGAAAGAGGAAGACACGAGCGTCACCGTCGCAGTGAAGGAGGTCGTGACGCCTGCCAAGAGACCCAGAAAGATCAATCCATACGGAGCTTGGGAAAAAATCCAGCCGGAGGAAGATCCATA TGAGAAGGTGGATCTGCAGCTGCCGCAGATGGAAAGCGCCATCTGCGCTCCGACTCCGGCCGACATCCCGCCGGAGCCGCAGCCCAGGTTTAAGGAGCGCACCATCACGTCTCTGGGGGACGAAGGCAGCGCCGGAGCCACGTTCAAGAAGAGAAAGACTGAGAACGGCAAATCCAGGAGCCTCCGGCAGAGAGGGAAGGACGAGTAG
- the mtrf1 gene encoding peptide chain release factor 1, mitochondrial isoform X1 — protein MAALRRILRRVSPLLQTVRICRSNSHKTDDFLKNEAVQRRIKRVMDEHETVTSRLESDQLTDTDRRTLNLRLAEVTRVMDTIERSREALRELEEIHTLIHNTAAEEQQMLLLLREEHEDLSRRIEQLNRKLIEALVPDDDLDDRSVVLEVAAGRTTGGDICQQFTREIFDMYHGFASYKNWDFELCNYTPAEYGGLHHASVRISGDSVYRWLRFEGGTHRVQRIPEVGLSSRMQRIHTGTMTVVVLPQPRDVDVHIASKDLRIDTFRSRGAGGQSVNTTDSAVRVVHLPTGTVAECQQFRSQLKNRDTALRVLRARLYQSIMGQQREQTHTARRQQVGTRCQSERIRTYNFSQDRVTDHRIGHVMRDIKASTANCLRFSQIKAIFESLICLCWSGVPAGRRDSGGSAQTPAGQTSPAQTEQHQLIHDISHEDLSSYCTYLLSLNYIPHMCKWRHVLTQNLQ, from the exons ATGGCGGCTCTGCGGCGGATCCTGAGGCGCGTCTCGCCTCTTCTTCAGACTGTGAGGATCTGCAGATCAAACAGCCACAAAACTGATGATTTCCTGAAGAACGAGGCGGTTCAGAGGCGCATTAAACGCGTGATGGACGAGCACGAGACTGTCACCAGCCGTCTAGAGAGCGATCAGCTGACCGACACTGACCGGAGAACTCTGAACCTGCGGCTGGCGGAAGTGACGAGGGTGATGGACACGATTGAGAGATCAAGAGAAGCGCTGAGAGAACTGGAGGAGATACACACTCTCATtcaca ACACGGCAGCTGAAGAGCAGCAGATGCTTTTGCTCTTGCGAGAGGAACATGAAGATCTGAGCAGGAGGATAGAGCAGCTGAACAGGAAG CTGATCGAGGCGCTGGTTCCCGACGATGATCTGGACGACAGGAGCGTTGTGCTGGAGGTGGCGGCGGGACGGACCACCGGAG GAGACATCTGCCAGCAGTTCACGCGAGAGATCTTCGACATGTACCACGGCTTTGCCTCCTACAAAAACTGGGACTTTGAGCTCTGCAATTACACTCCGGCAGAATACG GAGGGCTTCATCACGCCTCCGTCAGGATCTCAGGTGACTCAGTGTATCGCTGGCTGAGGTTCGAGGGCGGGACGCACCGAGTGCAGAGGATTCCTGAAGTGGGTCTGTCGTCACGCATGCAGCGCATCCACACGGGAACCATGACGGTCGTCGTGCTGCCGCAGCCGCGTGAT GTCGACGTTCACATCGCGTCCAAAGACCTGCGGATCGACACGTTCAGGTCACGCGGCGCGGGCGGACAGAGCGTCAACACCACCGACAGCGCCGTACGGGTGGTTCACCTGCCCACAG GAACCGTCGCCGAATGTCAGCAGTTTCGCTCTCAGCTGAAGAACCGCGATACGGCGCTGCGTGTGCTCCGCGCGCGGCTGTACCAGAGCATCATGGGACAGCAGAGAGAGCAGACGCACACCGCACGCAGACAACAG gtggGCACTCGATGTCAGTCGGAGAGAATACGCACTTATAACTTCAGCCAAGATCGAGTGACGGACCACAGGATTGGTCATGTGATGCGTGACATCAAG GCTTCAACAGCAAATTGTCTGAGATTTTCCCAAATCAAGGCCATATTCGAGTCTCTCATCTGCTTGTGTTGGTCAGGCGTTCCTGCGGGGCGGCGAGACTCTGGAGGATCTGCTCAGACTCCTGCAGGACAGACATCACCTGCTCAAACTGAACAACATCAGCTGATCCATGACATCAGTCATGAGGATTTGAGCTCATATTGTACATATCTCCTGTCATTAAACTATATTCCACATATGTGTAAGTGGCGTCATGTCTTAACACAGAACCTCCAGTAa
- the zgc:65895 gene encoding TSC22 domain family protein 1 isoform X3, which produces MNSPCYTVAMDVGVCQLRSFSISFLSSVLGAESSSPVSLENSSSGASVVAIDNKIEQAMDLVKSHLMYAVREEVEVLKEQIKELMEKNSQLEQENALLKNLASPEQLAQFQAEVQSGSPTSGVPPALPPNPGPGASA; this is translated from the exons ATGAATTCTCCGTGTTACACGGTGGCGATGGATGTCGGTGTTTGTCAGCTGAGGAGTTTTTCCATCTCGTTTCTGTCGTCGGTTCTGGGCGCTGAGAGCTCGTCTCCCGTCAGTCTAGAGAACAG TTCCTCAGGAGCCAGTGTGGTGGCCATAGACAACAAGATCGAGCAAGCCATG GACCTGGTGAAGAGTCACCTGATGTACGCGGTGCGTGAGGAGGTGGAGGTACTGAAGGAGCAGATCAAGGAGCTGATGGAGAAGAACTCTCAGCTGGAGCAGGAGAACGCGCTGCTGAAGAACCTGGCCAGTCCCGAGCAGCTGGCACAGTTTCAGGCGGAGGTTCAGTCCGGCTCGCCCACCTCAGGGGTCCCGCCGGCCCTCCCACCCAACCCGGGCCCCGGAGCCAGCGCGTGA
- the LOC125273414 gene encoding LOW QUALITY PROTEIN: tumor necrosis factor ligand superfamily member 11-like (The sequence of the model RefSeq protein was modified relative to this genomic sequence to represent the inferred CDS: deleted 1 base in 1 codon), translating to MDTAVNARVTVAVSVIGFLQLVSAVTLLLHCTGFITQMDSVTELKNHSEAVIKDTVVSERSTRQKHRETPAAAHLPIKPSRQTHRNVHAMIIHWNPDQGYLSHFRYHEGRILVQKSGLYYIYAKTCFRHYESLETEAGSGPGSSDAIQLIQYVFQERVIHSAPSRTVLMKTGSTRSWRRGAYDMCCHQQAGLFPLRDGDAVYVSVSNSWMLDPEAEGSYFGAFRISK from the exons ATGGACACCGCTGTGAACGCGCGCGTGACTGTGGCCGTGAGTGTGATCGGGTTCCTCCAGCTCGTGTCCGCGGTCACACTGCTGCTGCACTGCACTGGATTCATCACACAG ATGGATTCAGTCACAGAGCTGAAGAACCACTCTGAG GCGGTTATTAAAGACACTGTCGTCAGTGAACGATCAACACGTcagaaacacagagaaactccAGCAGCTGCTCACCTGCCCATCAAACCCtccagacagacacaca GAAACGTTCATGCCATGATCATCCACTGGAACCCTGATCAGGGTTATCTGTCACACTTCAGATACCACGAA GGACGAATTCTTGTCCAGAAATCAGGGCTGTACTACATATACGCCAAAACCTGTTTTCGTCACTACGAGAGCCTGGAGACGGAGGCTGGTTCTGGCCCGGGCTCGTCTGATGCCATCCAGCTCATCCAGTACGTGTTCCAGGAGCGAGTCATTCACAGCGCCCCCTCCAGGACAGTGCTGATGAAGACCGGCAGCACGCGCAGCTGGAGGAGAGGAGCGTACGACATGTGCTGCCACCAGCAGGCCGGACTGTTCCCACTGCGGGACGGAGACGCCGTGTACGTCAGCGTCTCCAACTCATGGATGCTCGACCCGGAGGCCGAAGGAAGCTACTTTGGGGCTTTCAGGATCAGCAAATGA
- the wbp4 gene encoding WW domain-binding protein 4 isoform X2, whose translation MADYWKSQPKKFCQYCKCWIADNKPSVEFHERGKNHKENVAAKIEEIKKKSVAKAKQEKKMSKEFAAMEEAALKAYEEDLKRLTAQSTGESLPPSEPPAKPQKKPKRRPANVPSQSSSSSSYRPDAWVGGTTGDGQVYYYNTITGESQWEKPDGFVGEISSSAVGHMQNSSDAAWMEAVSPDGYMYYYNTETGESSWEKPDCFNPEDICPPGVESPREVTGASENSSPAQPEPPSAAEDSSDPPKDTPEPEPEPEPDQTKQSSGPKISFRKRKDEPIQTSSDDGGEKNSDDGGNGEEKEEDTSVTVAVKEVVTPAKRPRKINPYGAWEKIQPEEDPYEKVDLQLPQMESAICAPTPADIPPEPQPRFKERTITSLGDEGSAGATFKKRKTENGKSRSLRQRGKDE comes from the exons AT GGCTGATTACTGGAAATCCCAGCCGAAGAAGTTCTGTCAGTACTGCAAGTGCTGGATCGCAGATAATAAACCC AGCGTCGAGTTTCACGAGAGAGGAAAGAACCACAAAGAGAATGTGGCGGCCAAAATCGAGGag ATTAAGAAGAAAAGTGTTGCGAAGGCCAAACAGGAGAAGAAGATGTCAAAGGAGTTCGCAGCGATGGAGGAAGCAGCTCTGAAGGCGTATGAGGAGGATCTGAAGAGACTCACGGCTCAGTCAACAG GCGAGAGTTTGCCTCCATCAGAACCTCCTGCTAAACCACAGAAAAAACCCAAAAGACGTCCCGCAAACGTGCCGTCacaaagcagcagcagcagcagctacCGGCCGGATGCTTGGGTGGGAGGAACCACAGGCGACGGCCAGGTGTATTACTACAACACCATCACAGGAG AGTCTCAGTGGGAGAAACCGGACGGGTTCGTAGGCGAGATCTCGTCATCAGCCGTGGGACACATGCAG AATTCGTCAGACGCTGCGTGGATGGAGGCCGTGAGTCCTGATGGATATATGTACTACTACAACACTGAGACCGGCG AATCCAGCTGGGAAAAACCGGATTGCTTCAATCCAGAAGACATTTGCCCTCCTGGTGTCGAATCTCCTCGTGAAGTGACGGGAGCATCTGAAAACTCTTCTCCCGCTCAGCCCGAGCCTCCGTCTGCAGCAGAAGACTCGTCTGACCCTCCCAAAGACACACCAGAACCAGAACCAGAGCCAGAACCAGACCAAACCAAACAATCCAGCGGCCCGAAGATCAGTTTCAGG aaaagaaaagacgAGCCGATCCAAACATCATCGGACGACGGAGGAGAGAAGAACTCTGATGATGGAGGGAACGGTGAGGAGAAAGAGGAAGACACGAGCGTCACCGTCGCAGTGAAGGAGGTCGTGACGCCTGCCAAGAGACCCAGAAAGATCAATCCATACGGAGCTTGGGAAAAAATCCAGCCGGAGGAAGATCCATA TGAGAAGGTGGATCTGCAGCTGCCGCAGATGGAAAGCGCCATCTGCGCTCCGACTCCGGCCGACATCCCGCCGGAGCCGCAGCCCAGGTTTAAGGAGCGCACCATCACGTCTCTGGGGGACGAAGGCAGCGCCGGAGCCACGTTCAAGAAGAGAAAGACTGAGAACGGCAAATCCAGGAGCCTCCGGCAGAGAGGGAAGGACGAGTAG
- the mtrf1 gene encoding peptide chain release factor 1, mitochondrial isoform X2, with product MAALRRILRRVSPLLQTVRICRSNSHKTDDFLKNEAVQRRIKRVMDEHETVTSRLESDQLTDTDRRTLNLRLAEVTRVMDTIERSREALRELEEIHTLIHNTAAEEQQMLLLLREEHEDLSRRIEQLNRKLIEALVPDDDLDDRSVVLEVAAGRTTGGDICQQFTREIFDMYHGFASYKNWDFELCNYTPAEYGGLHHASVRISGDSVYRWLRFEGGTHRVQRIPEVGLSSRMQRIHTGTMTVVVLPQPRDVDVHIASKDLRIDTFRSRGAGGQSVNTTDSAVRVVHLPTGTVAECQQFRSQLKNRDTALRVLRARLYQSIMGQQREQTHTARRQQVGTRCQSERIRTYNFSQDRVTDHRIGHVMRDIKAFLRGGETLEDLLRLLQDRHHLLKLNNIS from the exons ATGGCGGCTCTGCGGCGGATCCTGAGGCGCGTCTCGCCTCTTCTTCAGACTGTGAGGATCTGCAGATCAAACAGCCACAAAACTGATGATTTCCTGAAGAACGAGGCGGTTCAGAGGCGCATTAAACGCGTGATGGACGAGCACGAGACTGTCACCAGCCGTCTAGAGAGCGATCAGCTGACCGACACTGACCGGAGAACTCTGAACCTGCGGCTGGCGGAAGTGACGAGGGTGATGGACACGATTGAGAGATCAAGAGAAGCGCTGAGAGAACTGGAGGAGATACACACTCTCATtcaca ACACGGCAGCTGAAGAGCAGCAGATGCTTTTGCTCTTGCGAGAGGAACATGAAGATCTGAGCAGGAGGATAGAGCAGCTGAACAGGAAG CTGATCGAGGCGCTGGTTCCCGACGATGATCTGGACGACAGGAGCGTTGTGCTGGAGGTGGCGGCGGGACGGACCACCGGAG GAGACATCTGCCAGCAGTTCACGCGAGAGATCTTCGACATGTACCACGGCTTTGCCTCCTACAAAAACTGGGACTTTGAGCTCTGCAATTACACTCCGGCAGAATACG GAGGGCTTCATCACGCCTCCGTCAGGATCTCAGGTGACTCAGTGTATCGCTGGCTGAGGTTCGAGGGCGGGACGCACCGAGTGCAGAGGATTCCTGAAGTGGGTCTGTCGTCACGCATGCAGCGCATCCACACGGGAACCATGACGGTCGTCGTGCTGCCGCAGCCGCGTGAT GTCGACGTTCACATCGCGTCCAAAGACCTGCGGATCGACACGTTCAGGTCACGCGGCGCGGGCGGACAGAGCGTCAACACCACCGACAGCGCCGTACGGGTGGTTCACCTGCCCACAG GAACCGTCGCCGAATGTCAGCAGTTTCGCTCTCAGCTGAAGAACCGCGATACGGCGCTGCGTGTGCTCCGCGCGCGGCTGTACCAGAGCATCATGGGACAGCAGAGAGAGCAGACGCACACCGCACGCAGACAACAG gtggGCACTCGATGTCAGTCGGAGAGAATACGCACTTATAACTTCAGCCAAGATCGAGTGACGGACCACAGGATTGGTCATGTGATGCGTGACATCAAG GCGTTCCTGCGGGGCGGCGAGACTCTGGAGGATCTGCTCAGACTCCTGCAGGACAGACATCACCTGCTCAAACTGAACAACATCAGCTGA